In Chitinispirillum alkaliphilum, the genomic window GGGAATAGATGAATACAACAGACAGATTTCTTAAATTGGGCATTTTATTATTTGTTTTTTCAGGGCTTTTTTTCTTCGCATCAGCGATAGTTTTTATTTCTAATATCAGTAAAACAAATATTGAAAACACCACTGATTACTCAATTTTGACAGTACCACTGTTATTATGTGCCCTTTTGTTAGGAATGATAGGCTATGTTTTTTATACTCGTTCAAAAAAACAGCAAATCACCCTTACTGATATCATACATAAGTACACAAAAGAGATCGTGGCCGAAATTACTGATGTTAGGAAAATCACAACAATCACATACACTGAAGGATCTCCCTACAGAATAGAGGCCCAGTGGTATGATGAGAAGGAAAACTGTATATATACTTTCCAGAGCCAAAACATCTGGATAGATCCAAAAAAATATATAAGCGACACAATTACAGTGCGTGTCCACCCGCGCAACCACAAAAAATACTGGGTTGACATTTCATCTATTCCTAAATGATTTATCATAAGTAATATCAGTTTGTAGAATACATGCAGCATCCGTTCTGATTGCACAAAAAGTGTTGACAGGACACTATTCTTCAGTTTAGCCTTGTCATTTTCTTTTCACCCCGATCTGCAGCCACCTCTTGGTAAGGTACAATATAAACGAGGGCACGATTCCAGAGGATATCTGGTGAATGTTGTCAATGAGCACATTGAACTACATGCTGGTGTTTAAGGAGAAGTTTGCAAAAGTAGAAGCAGAGGTGGAGATTGAAGTTGCCTCCATCAAAGAGCCACTCCCCCGCCCCATTAAAACAAAACCCTCCCCGTCTCAGCATCAAACGAAAGCACTCCGCTCTGAACAACCCCCTGTTTCTGCCACCTCTCCAACCGCTTGAAATGGTATTCCACTTTAAGTGCCAGGGAACGGCTGCCTATCATCTGTGAAAAAACCAGAGCCTGTGGTTTGTGACTTTTGAGATATTTGGCCGTCAGCAGCCCCTGCGCCTGGTGCTCACGGAAACGCCGCTTTACATCGGTACTGATCCCCGCATAGAGTGTTTCATCGGCCGTGCAGACAACATAGAGATACCAGGGTTTGGAATGGGTAGACATGGAGAAAAGTGTTCCTTTGAGGTTTTGGGGTGATATAAGAGTAGAAAATAAGATTTGGGAGAGATGAGTCAAAAGATAGGTTGTGAGGAAGGCTGGAGAGATTGCAACATTCCCCTTAAAGCAACCCCGCAGAATGCATGGAGGTGGGGTTGATTTCAGCCGGTACTTTTTTTTTTGGGGGGGGGGGGGGGGGGAGTTTACATGTAGGGAAAGCATTCCCCTGGTTGCAGCTCCCACTTCGGCGGACCTCAGCGGGATCTTCCACCACCCCTTCAATGCAGTCATACGTCCCGCGGGCACGCTAAGGTAGGCGATATCGTAGCCCTTTAGAGTGAAAGTTCAAGTTTAAAATTATGGTCCTTTTAACCACGAAACACTCGAAAAGGGATTAAAAATCATCATGAATTCTATCTCCCTCTTATTTTCGTGCCTTTCGTGTATTTCGTAGTTTATTCATTTTTCCACCAAACACACAAACACTCGAAAGAGAATTAAAAACCATCATGAATTCTATCTCCCTCTTATTTTCGTGCCTTTCGTGTATTTCGTGGTCTATTCATTTTCAACCACCAAACACACAAACACTCGAAAGAGAATTAAAAACCATCATGCATTCTATCTTCCTCTTATTTTCGTGCCTTTCGTGTATTTCGTGGTTTATCCATTTCTCTACCACGAAACACACGAAATACTCGAAAGGGGATTAAAAATCATCATGAATTCTATCTCCCTCTTATTTTCGTGCCTTTCGTGTATTTCGTAGTTTATTCATTTTTCCACCAAACACACAAACACTCGAAAGGGGATTAAAAACCATCATGAATTCTATCTCCCTCTTATTTTCGTGCCTTTCGTGTATTTCGTAGTTTATCCATTTCTCTACCACGAAACACACGAAACACTCGAAAGGGGATTAAAAATCATTATATCTTCATTTTCGTGCCTTTCGTGTATTTCGTGGTTTATCCATTTCTCCACCAAACACACAAAACACTCAAAGAAGATTAAAAACCACCATGCATTCTATCTTCCTCTTTTTTTCGTGCCTTTCGTGTATTTCGTGGTTTATCATTCCATCACCACGAAAAATCTCACATAATAACACGTTCAATCTGTACTTTAGGATAATATCCGAAGTTTACCAGTAAGCCAAGTTTGAGATTAGTAGCTTTTAGGTAATTAAAGAGTTGTGCTTTGTGCTCTTTTGTTATTTCGGTCACCGCTTTCAATTCAACAATGATTTTCCCATAGCAAATGAAATCCGGTTTATATGTTTGCTTTAGTCTATCTCCCTTGAAGGAAAGTCCAACTTCCTGTTGTGAAATAAATGGAATGCCTTGTAATGTCAATTCTTTCTCAAGGCATTCCTGATAGACAGCCTCTAAAAAGCCACAACCCATTTCTTTATAAACCTCAAATATTGCACCCTGGATTTTGAAACATTCATCCTTGTATATAATTTCCATCATGTTATTTTGGGACCTTTCTTTTTTAACCACGAAACACACGAAATACTCGAAAGGAGATTAAAAAAAAACATTATATCTCCCTCTTATTTTCGTGCCTTTCGTGCCTTTCGTGGTTTAAATCTTTCTTCCCCAATCAATATCTACAATATTTACTAATCCGGCGGTTATCATTTCTCGCCGCAATCCAAATCCACCTTATCCCCTACCATTCCCAACCATACCGTATCACCCTCTCTCGAGAGCATCACACAAAAACGATTTACCACACAGCACAAACACATTTCTTCTCGGTCAAAATCTGAAAACAGGCAGGTAAAAGTAAGATTTCAGGCGGTACAGAATTCGGCCACTCTTAAAGCCTGAAGGATAAAGGAAAAAGGCTAAAAGTAAAGAATGGTCCCTTCCTCCATCATCAGCCACTGTGAAGGTATAATATACATTTAACAAGTCTTGTGACAAGTGGTAATCTCATGAATCTCCACTGTCCATACAAGCCCTGGGGCATGTATGGACAGTGGATTTTGGTTATGGCAAATGGCAGAGCGGTGAAAATGCAAAACCATTCAGGAAGCATGGCTTTTTTACTTATAGTAAAGATGATTCAGCAAACAGGTACAGCTTTTATAATGTATTATCCCGAAGCCATTGTGTTCCATTGACTGATAAAAAAAAACCAGCTGGTATATTCCTGGGAAAATGTCGTTTTGTTCCAAAGTAATCCTCAAACTGCACTAACGGTAATTGACATGACAAATGCCTACCCCGACGCAACCCGAATGCAAAGAGGGCTTGCAATGTTGGAGGGCAGGATGAGTATGAACTAAAAGGTACTCATGATCTTGGGGGATGTCAGTCGATGCTACTATAGAGATTGCCGAGGATGGAAGAATGGCGATTATGGGAAATGACGGCAAACATCTTACCCTGAAAATTCTTTCATGTGCAGATGCAATAGGAAGAGTCTAAAAAAGCGATTCAGGAACTTCATGGGCCAGCAAATTCTTAAATCATACTCCGGGCTGGATACGGGACTTCTGCCCTCCATGCCCTGAGTGTGGTGGCCCCTGTGCAATGGTTGTACAGGAGCCTTCTTAAGCAATTGCTGAACAGACCGTTTCTCCTGAGGATAACCCCATTCTTCTTTTTTTTAGGAATTATATGATAGATGCAGCAATCGGAGCAGCACATACATATTCTGAACCGATTCCGCCGGTGGCGGGATGGTCCCAGATTATCTTGCCTGCCCCAGATTAATTATCAGGCATGGTCCTGATGAAACGAACGCAGCATCCAAGCCATCTTTTCGTGCACTTCCATGAGCCCAGTGAGAAAATCACTTGTACCCATATCGTCGAAACGCTCCTCGCAATCTCTGAGATCCTTTCGGAGGTTACGGATAATGCTCTCATGGTCTGCGGTCAGATTCGCGATCATGGTCATCGCACCTGGATATGAGCCGGGGGCTTCGGAAAGAGTGGTATGTTCCCGGTACTCCTCCATAGTACCAAGAGCAGGAGCACCCAAAGAGCGAGTGCGCTCAGCGATATTGTCGATCTGTTCGGCCAGTGCTTCGTACTGCTCTTCCAGTAATTTATGGAGCGAATGGAAATGCGAACCGACCACATTCCAATGATAGTTACGCGTTTTGGTATAGAGAATCTGCTCGTCGGAGATTAGACGGGATAAAATTTCGACGACCCCTTCCCTTTTGTTCTGTTCAATCCCAATGTTAATATTTTGTGAATCTGCTGCCATGCTTCCTCCCCAAGGTTATGATGCGTTTTGACCGGCTGGTTCTTCAGAAGCATTTCCTCCGAAGATATTAGGCCGGATGTTAGAAAACGAAGTACGACAAAGCGAAACGCAAACCTAATGCCATTACATGCAGGACAATGTCAGAACCGAACGAAACCGCCTGATCGCCGCCGCAAGAATCGCGGTAAAAAGGGATCCAAACCTGCGCAGTATTCTAAGGGAGATCTCTGAGGGTAATTCCAATATGGACAGCATTCAGGATATCCTCTCCCTCTCAAAACTGCTTCTGAATGTGTTGGATACGGTTTCCGGTATCGCAGTCGGTGGGGTTAAAATCGATGAAGAACACCTGAACAGAAAAAGAGAGTGGGCAGGCGAAATCAAACAGATTCTTAACAAAGCCGATGCGCTGAGAAATGTACGGCAGGAGGAGATTATCTACCGCAACAAGATAATTCTTCTGTGCCGCCAAGCTCAGGCTACTATCAACACCTGGCTTGATGCGGTCTTTTTTTTTTTTGGGCACGCAATGCGGGAAAACCGGCGCTGTGGGCCGTTCCTGACTCTTTTTTCGTGCCTTTCTTTTTTAACCACGAAACACACGAAATACTCGAAAGGGGAATAAAAATCATTATATCCTCCTCTTATTTTCGTGCTTTTCGTGTATTTCGTGGTTTGAATCTTTTACCACAAAACACACGTTTCCAAGAGCATTGCCGTTCTATCTTCCTCTTTTGTTTCGTGCCTTTCTTTTTTTACCACGAAACACACGAAACACTCGAAAGGGAAATAAAAATCATTGTATCTCCCTCTTATTTTCGTGCCTTTCGTGTATTTCGTGGTTTAAATTTTTTACCACAAAACACACGTTTTCAAGAGCATTGCCATTCTATCTTCCTCTTTTATCGTGTATTTCTTTTTTTACCACGAAACACACGAAACACTCGAAAGGGAAATAAAAATCATTGTATCTCCCTCTTATTTTCGTGCCTTTCGTGTATTTCGTGGTTTAAATTTTTTACCACAAAACACACGTTTTCAAGAGCATTGCCATTCTATCTTCCTCTTTTATCGTGTATTTCTTTTTTTACCACGAAACACACGAAATACTCGAAAGGGGAATAAAAATCATTAGGATCCTCCTCTTATTTTCGTGCTTTTCGTGTATTTCGTGGTTTGAATCTTTTACCACAAAACACACGTTTTCAAGATACAGATATTGAAACCCGTTGCATAACATCCAGGTACACTTACCCTTTTTGAATTTCTGATTTTTTCCCGCTGCGCTTTGTTGAGTTCAGGGATTCCATACTCCCAATCAGGTGCAACGCGGTGAGCGGTACTGGGATCAAGAACGCGCACATTTTCATTCTGGATTAAAGAAACGCTCTCCCTGGCAGCATCATCCGGAAGACAAAGAAAAACAATATCAACTGAATTGAGGATCTCTTTTTTAACATCAAGATCTTTTTTGTGTTCGATTGGGATTTCAACCAACTCGATATCTTCCCTGTTAATTAACCTACTATGAATTTTGAGACCTGTAGTACCATGTTGTCCATCTATGAAAACTTTGGTTTTGTTCATTTTGTTCCTCGTTTTTTTTATTTCTGCTACTCTTATCGCTGGGGGAGATGCTTGGGCGCAAAGATTAGGCGATGTGTCGTTTTAATGCATATAGCCTTGTTATCGGTTGAATTTTGGAGATTCTTCATTTACTTCCTTTTATGTTAAGGTCAGACTTTGTGGCGATTCTGGAACCGCGAAGCGGTGTTAAATTTGTCCGACAGCAGCGAATTATTATGCCTTTTTGCTTTGCTGAACTTTAAAAATTGTTGCATTAAACCCCATGTGGGCATGATTGCCCAAAAACCAGTTTTTTTGATCTTCACTTAGTTTGTCGTTTTTTGACTTAACTTCAACGAATCGGATCTCACAGTCATTATGGATCAATAAATCAGGCCATCCACAAAAGTTTTTCCAATAATCCATCGACAAGTAATGAAGTACTTTCTTTAAATTTTCTAACCCAAGTACACGCATTACTTCTTTGGCTTTTGCAACATCACTATCACGGTGCGCCCAAAGATACTGCCTAAGACCTGAACTATGACCAAGCCAATAATCGAATAACCATTCAAGATCATCTAATTTATCTATGTGCCGGCTTATTAACTCTCTTTGCCTTTCGTAGTACAATTTACTTCCGAAGTCATCTGGAAGGATTGTAGATATGCGGCCTTCCTCCGACCTATCGCTATCAAAATCATTTCTGCTTCCAAACTGAACAAGACGCCCCTTTTCATCTCCAACATCTTGAATAACGAGAAACATGAAAACACCAAATAAGACGTGAAAGGGCACGCTCTCAACATGCATCACGCTAAATCCGAGGTTCTTAAAATAACGAGATGCAAATTCTTCTACAGTGACAATATCATTACCGTCTTGAATACCTACCTTTTTCCCTTCATTTTTTATGTGTTCAGCCTTAACAAGAATAACCTCAGTGTTCGTTTGAGATATAACTTCAGACTGAGATAGCTCGTTGTAATGATATTTAGGGGAAATTTCATGAACCTTTTTGATTTTTTCAATAACCTGCTTTTCTATGAGTTTCCGCTCCTCCGGGAAACTAAACTCAGAGAAGCTATTCGGATTGATCTCTGGATGCGAATCATAAAATCTCCTGGTAGTCTCAAAGAATATTTCACGCCAGTAATACCTGACTATCTTTGAAGTTGCCCCATGCACAGGAGCTTTGGGGGCGGCTTCGGGTTTTTCTCCCCTGCATTCAGGACAAGTATTGTGTTGAAATCCAAGTGTGACGGCTACCTTTTCTCTGGAACCATACCAAGTACCAAAATGAAGCTGGTAGGGCAAGAACCGTTCCCCGTGCTCCTTATCACAGGAGCACATCATCACCTCTTTACAAAACTCACACTGGTATTTGCGAATCAAGTCGTATTGGTTTAAGCATTTTAGCGATGGGTGCGTGCATTTTTGGATCATAATTTATGCATAACGCCTTGCTCTGCGGCAAAATTTAAAGGTAACGGAAAATTTGTCCATCTTTAGTTCTTTATCAAACGTCATTTGCCCTGAAATTTCCAGATAAATCAGTTTCACCGTCGGATATAGCCAGTGCGCTTCTCCTTTGCCCTAACGCGCTAATAAGCCAACGCGTTAGCGGTCGGCTAAATTGAGTTGTTATGGTTCTGGTTCAACCAAATTTTGAATCATCCGGTCATAGTTGCGTTCCCGTAACTTTAGTGTCAAAATAGATGTACAGAACAGAAAGAATATAAATCCGGCTACGGCAACAGAACCTTGACCAAAGACAAATATGGCTAGTGAGCCAAGCGCCAACACACCAAAAAATCCTATAAAAATTCTTGTGATCCACTTATTGATGGACTTGAAAACGTCATTTCTGGCTATACCGGCATATCTAAATTCGCCTTCGCTATATGACACCATTCCGGGCGTTTTCTTCAAAGCATAGATAATCTTGGAGCATTGATCGTTTTGAACAAGCTCCGTGATATCGGCGTAACTCATCCGGAGCCCGTGAATCAACCAGAATAGCTCAGTTACTGAATGAATGCTCTTCCGTGAAACGGCTTCTTCAAATTTTCCCACAAGGTCAGCTCGTAATTTCTTCGTTTGTCCAAGATTGTAGGATATGAGCATAACTGTCCCTAGTGAGGATATTAGTCCAAAGGCAAGTTTGGAGATTAGTTCTAGATCCATTCGTTACTCCTTTTGCATAATGCCAAGCTAAGCGGTGCAATTGACAGGAGCATCCGCTTGAACGTCGCGTTAGGTGTGCTTTTTAGTGAATTCATTGTAGTAATAACCCTCTTTTGGCTCGTTACCCAGCGCTATATCCAGCATCAATTGTAAACTCCATATCGGTCCAAGGATTACTTTTTCCGGATCTATATTTTCTGGCACCATATCTGGATTAATTACCATTTCAAAATTAATTAACCACCATTTTTCAATTTCCCAAAAAAGGGCTATAAGCTCCTGAAATTTTTCAACATCTAAGTTTTTTTTGGCATCTGAGATAAAACTATGAAGCTCATGGGTTACTTCATTCCTGTGCTTTCGTATGGCATCAAATGTTTTAATATCTGTATCATCAATAGCCCCCATTTCCTTAAACCAGAGCAATGATGAGTATAGAGGGCTTTTGGATCTTGACAGTACTTCTGACTTGTACTGGTCGTGATCAAAACCATCCGAAAAAAAAATCTCTGGTTTCTCAATGATACGATTCTTGAACATTTCGAAGGCTGTGATGAATAGCGAAATAGCAACCAAGTTTCCTCTCAAGGATTCTGGGTGTAAAAACTTCTCCCAAGATTTCTGCGACTCTTCCATTTTCAATGCACACCTAACAAAAGCAAAGCTTGCTCTTCATGACTACCTAATCTATGTTTCGTATTAATTGTTAATTTTTTACTACTATTGCATTTAATCAAATCATCACTTTGTATATATAGACTAAACCACACTCCACAACCCAATATCTTCTCGGACGGAATCTGAAAGCAGGCAAGCAATAAGAAGTTCTTCAGGCGGTACAGAATTCGGCCACTTTTAAAGGCTAAAAGACGAAATTGAAATTAAAAGTAATAAATGTTTCTATTCTCCATCAACAACCACTGTAAAGGTATAATATACATTTAATAAGGTTATGACAATTGGAAAATTGATAAATATCCCATAATTCTATCTTTCCCTCCTCAGGTATTTACTCCCCCAGTGTCCAAAAAACATATTTACTAAAAGTATCCATTCTCTTTCCCGGTTATAAATTCACAAACATTTCAATTCTCAGAAGTACTTTTCAATTCGGGGAATTATCCCCTGTCTCAAATTCTCTCAGAAGTATTACAATTGCAAATTGCCGGCAGTTACGTAC contains:
- a CDS encoding GTP-binding protein, whose translation is MMEIIYKDECFKIQGAIFEVYKEMGCGFLEAVYQECLEKELTLQGIPFISQQEVGLSFKGDRLKQTYKPDFICYGKIIVELKAVTEITKEHKAQLFNYLKATNLKLGLLVNFGYYPKVQIERVIM
- a CDS encoding N-acetyl-gamma-glutamyl-phosphate reductase, yielding MNKTKVFIDGQHGTTGLKIHSRLINREDIELVEIPIEHKKDLDVKKEILNSVDIVFLCLPDDAARESVSLIQNENVRVLDPSTAHRVAPDWEYGIPELNKAQREKIRNSKRVSVPGCYATGFNICILKTCVLW
- a CDS encoding Ferritin, Dps family protein — encoded protein: MAADSQNINIGIEQNKREGVVEILSRLISDEQILYTKTRNYHWNVVGSHFHSLHKLLEEQYEALAEQIDNIAERTRSLGAPALGTMEEYREHTTLSEAPGSYPGAMTMIANLTADHESIIRNLRKDLRDCEERFDDMGTSDFLTGLMEVHEKMAWMLRSFHQDHA
- a CDS encoding GIY-YIG nuclease superfamily protein — translated: MSTHSKPWYLYVVCTADETLYAGISTDVKRRFREHQAQGLLTAKYLKSHKPQALVFSQMIGSRSLALKVEYHFKRLERWQKQGVVQSGVLSFDAETGRVLF